From the genome of Labrus bergylta chromosome 4, fLabBer1.1, whole genome shotgun sequence, one region includes:
- the odr4 gene encoding protein odr-4 homolog: MGRGYIVDDTVEVYLSKLCEQRACPVTGLLIGQSSAQRDFVIMATRTPQREESTAASRNCLDKEWVTEHARQVSRMLPGGLSVLGVFIIDDSDAKDTLMTLQQLVFAVENLISSEYLWSPADDDVTDRITLHINPKTRKTVCRTLDIKDPKSPAKPADWRYQSAVCSSWCTVSCCLNVDMLVPLPDDRTTSVSMMKHLKEGLKLWVHHIETGDCLIGGRKLPEDSELTTGQKRNVAQTFTAQLLVTPDERFTDEMQSCGGSLSVRGAVHSTAYIHNNKPKAKLAEKLLKRDVVSTVATRVQMLLEELLISEEESRGGGKKETERFCLPCRIYCPVSRPVSVSDYWFSDEGLSEVTDRLKEMLDIDVAEGDLDTRQETPAQFIEGVVAEEPALETVDELKPKRSSFIGIVMATAVALLASAASMLYLSDV, translated from the exons AGCTCTGCCCAaagggattttgtcatcatggCGACCCGGACACCTCAACGTGAGGAGTCAACTGCAGCATCTAGAAACTGTCTGGACAAGGAGTGGGTGACTGAGCATGCTCGACAG GTGTCCAGAATGTTGCCTGGAGGATTGTCTGTTTTAGGAGTCTTCATCATTGATGATAGCGATGCCAAGGACACACTCATGACGCTTCAACAG CTGGTTTTTGCAGTGGAGAATCTGATCTCCTCTGAGTATCTGTGGTCTCCTGCAGACGATGACGTCACAGACCGTATCACACTGCACATCAAccctaaaaccaggaa AACTGTCTGCAGAACCTTAGACATCAAAGATCCAAAG AGTCCGGCCAAGCCTGCAGACTGGAGGTACCAGTCAGCTGTGTGTTCCTCCTGGTGCACGGTGTCCTGCTGTTTAAACGTTGACATGTTGGTCCCTCTACCAGACGATAGAACGACTTCAGTGAGCATGATGAAACATCTAAAG GAGGGACTGAAGCTGTGGGTCCACCACATCGAGACTGGAGACTGTTTGATAGGCGGACGGAAGCTGCCAGAGGACAGTGAGCTCACAACCGGACAG AAGAGGAATGTTGCTCAGACATTCACGGCTCAGCTGCTTGTCACACCG GACGAGAGGTTCACAGACGAGATGCAGTCATGTGGAGGTAGTCTGTCTGTCAGAGGAGCCGTTCACAGCACAGCttacatacacaacaacaaaccaaaGGCTAAACTTGCTGAAAAG CTGCTGAAGAGGGATGTGGTTTCTACGGTGGCCACAAGGGTTCAGatgctgctggaggagctgcttatatcagaggaggagagcagaggaggtggcAAAAAGGAAACGG agCGGTTCTGCCTGCCTTGTCGTATCTACTGTCCAGTCAGCAGgcctgtgagtgtgtctgactATTGGTTCAGTGATGAGGGTTTGTCTGAAGTGACAGACAGGCTGAAGGAGATGCTGGACATCGACGTGGCTGAGGGAGACTTAGATACCAGGCAGGAAACGCCTGCTCAATTCATAGAAGGAGTTGTTGCAGAAG AGCCAGCTCTGGAAACTGTGGATGAACTGAAGCCCAAAAGGAGCAGTTTCATTG gaatcgTCATGGCTACTGCTGTCGCCCTTCTCGCTTCTGCTGCCTCGATGCTCTATCTCAGTGATGTttga